A genomic region of Streptomyces rimosus contains the following coding sequences:
- the ettA gene encoding energy-dependent translational throttle protein EttA: MAEYIYTMRKARKAHGDKVILDDVTLNFLPGAKIGVVGPNGAGKSTVLKIMAGLEQPSNGDAFLSPGYSVGMLLQEPPLDESKTVLENVQDGARELMDKLKRFNEVAELMATDYSDALMEEMGKLQEDLDHANAWDLDTQLEQAMDALGCPPGDWPVTNLSGGERRRVALCKLLLEAPDLLLLDEPTNHLDAESVQWLEQHLAKYAGTVVAVTHDRYFLDNVAEWILELDRGRAHPYEGNYSTYLDKKQTRLKVEGQKDAKRAKRLKEELEWVRSNAKGRQAKSKARLTRYEEMAAEAEKTRKLDFEEIQIPPGPRLGNVVVEVEHLNKAFGDKVLIDDLSFTLPRNGIVGVIGPNGAGKTTLFKMIQGLEEPDSGSIKVGDTVKISYVDQNRSNIDPKKTLWAVVSDELDYINVGQVEMPSRAYVSAFGFKGPDQQKPAGVLSGGERNRLNLALTLKQGGNLLLLDEPTNDLDVETLSSLENALLEFPGCAVVVSHDRWFLDRVATHILAYEGDSKWFWFEGNFESYEKNKVERLGPDAARPHRATYKKLTRG, translated from the coding sequence TTGGCTGAGTACATCTACACGATGCGCAAGGCGCGCAAGGCGCACGGCGACAAGGTCATCCTTGACGACGTGACGCTGAACTTCCTGCCTGGCGCGAAGATCGGTGTCGTGGGGCCCAACGGCGCCGGCAAGTCGACGGTACTGAAGATCATGGCGGGTCTTGAGCAGCCGTCGAACGGCGACGCGTTCCTGTCCCCGGGCTACTCCGTCGGGATGCTCCTCCAGGAGCCGCCGCTGGACGAGTCCAAGACGGTCCTGGAGAACGTCCAGGACGGCGCCCGCGAGCTCATGGACAAGCTCAAGCGCTTCAACGAGGTCGCCGAGCTGATGGCGACCGACTACTCCGACGCGCTGATGGAGGAGATGGGCAAGCTCCAGGAGGACCTGGACCACGCCAACGCCTGGGACCTGGACACCCAGCTGGAGCAGGCCATGGACGCGCTGGGCTGCCCGCCCGGCGACTGGCCGGTCACCAACCTCTCCGGTGGTGAGCGCCGCCGCGTGGCGCTGTGCAAGCTGCTGCTGGAGGCCCCCGACCTGCTGCTCCTCGACGAGCCCACCAACCACCTGGACGCCGAGTCCGTGCAGTGGCTGGAGCAGCACCTCGCCAAGTACGCCGGCACCGTCGTCGCCGTCACCCACGACCGGTACTTCCTCGACAACGTCGCCGAGTGGATCCTTGAGCTCGACCGCGGCCGTGCGCACCCGTACGAGGGCAACTACTCCACCTACCTCGACAAGAAGCAGACCCGCCTGAAGGTCGAGGGCCAGAAGGACGCCAAGCGTGCGAAGCGTCTGAAGGAAGAACTGGAGTGGGTGCGCTCCAACGCCAAGGGCCGTCAGGCCAAGTCCAAGGCCCGTCTGACCCGTTACGAGGAGATGGCGGCCGAGGCGGAGAAGACCCGGAAGCTGGACTTCGAGGAGATCCAGATCCCGCCGGGCCCGCGTCTGGGCAACGTCGTGGTCGAGGTCGAGCACCTGAACAAGGCGTTCGGCGACAAGGTCCTGATCGACGACCTGTCGTTCACCCTCCCGCGCAACGGCATCGTCGGCGTGATCGGCCCGAACGGCGCCGGCAAGACCACGCTGTTCAAGATGATCCAGGGCCTGGAGGAGCCGGACTCCGGCAGCATCAAGGTCGGCGACACGGTCAAGATCTCCTACGTCGACCAGAACCGCTCCAACATCGACCCCAAGAAGACCCTGTGGGCCGTGGTGTCGGACGAGCTGGACTACATCAACGTCGGCCAGGTCGAGATGCCGTCCCGCGCCTATGTGTCGGCGTTCGGCTTCAAGGGCCCGGACCAGCAGAAGCCGGCCGGTGTGCTCTCCGGCGGTGAGCGCAACCGCCTGAACCTGGCGCTGACCCTCAAGCAGGGCGGCAACCTGCTGCTCCTCGACGAGCCCACCAACGACCTCGACGTCGAGACCCTGTCCTCGCTGGAGAACGCGCTGCTGGAGTTCCCCGGCTGCGCCGTGGTCGTCTCCCACGACCGCTGGTTCCTGGACCGCGTCGCCACGCACATCCTGGCGTACGAGGGCGACTCCAAGTGGTTCTGGTTCGAGGGCAACTTCGAGTCGTACGAGAAGAACAAGGTCGAGCGGCTGGGCCCGGACGCGGCCCGTCCGCACCGTGCCACGTACAAGAAGCTCACCCGGGGCTGA
- a CDS encoding methyltransferase domain-containing protein: protein MSGTEPGPRSDREPTAAARAELVRQIRAGGHLGDPRWRAAFEEVPRHLFVPYFFVATARGYQRLSGSDHDPDRRARWLEGVYTDTALATYMRDGELVSSSSQPSLMAMMLEDLRVGEREGTGSGCRVLEVGTGTGYNAALMAHRLGTDRVTTVDLDEEITGPARDRLAAAGYRPAVVTGDGALGCPERAPYDRIIATCALPSVPTAWIEQCTAGALVLAPLATGLIALRVTEPEAVRAEGRFLATPAYFVPLRTPVRTPTGTEPAPAGGRRRAPRDALPREALRDERFHFLWSLAAGSLPLDEILGLWRREDRPRRERFGVTVDGSEQYAWLDSPGGPHRWQLGGG from the coding sequence ATGAGCGGTACAGAGCCCGGTCCCCGGTCGGACCGCGAACCGACGGCCGCGGCACGCGCCGAGCTGGTCCGGCAGATCAGGGCGGGCGGTCACCTGGGGGACCCGCGGTGGCGCGCGGCCTTCGAGGAGGTGCCGCGGCACCTGTTCGTGCCGTACTTCTTCGTGGCCACGGCCCGCGGCTACCAGCGGCTGTCCGGCTCCGACCACGATCCGGACCGGCGGGCGCGCTGGCTGGAGGGCGTCTATACGGACACGGCGCTGGCGACGTACATGCGGGACGGCGAGCTGGTGTCCTCCAGCAGCCAGCCGTCGCTGATGGCCATGATGCTGGAGGATCTGCGGGTCGGGGAGCGGGAGGGGACCGGCAGCGGGTGCCGCGTCCTGGAGGTCGGTACCGGCACCGGCTACAACGCGGCCCTGATGGCGCACCGGCTGGGCACGGACCGGGTGACCACGGTCGACCTGGACGAGGAGATCACCGGCCCGGCACGGGACCGGCTGGCCGCGGCCGGATACCGGCCCGCCGTGGTGACCGGCGACGGCGCCCTCGGCTGCCCGGAGCGGGCACCGTACGACCGGATCATCGCCACCTGCGCGCTGCCGTCCGTCCCCACCGCGTGGATCGAACAGTGCACGGCCGGTGCGCTCGTCCTGGCCCCGCTCGCCACCGGGCTGATCGCGCTCCGGGTCACGGAGCCCGAAGCCGTACGGGCGGAGGGCCGCTTCCTGGCCACGCCCGCGTACTTCGTACCGCTGCGCACCCCTGTCCGTACCCCCACCGGCACGGAACCCGCCCCCGCCGGCGGAAGGCGCCGGGCCCCGCGCGACGCTCTGCCGCGCGAAGCGCTCCGCGACGAGCGGTTCCACTTCCTGTGGTCGCTGGCCGCCGGCAGCCTCCCCCTGGACGAGATCCTCGGCCTGTGGCGGCGCGAAGACCGTCCGCGGCGTGAGCGTTTCGGCGTCACGGTGGACGGGAGCGAGCAGTACGCCTGGCTTGACTCGCCGGGCGGGCCCCATCGGTGGCAGTTGGGTGGAGGGTGA
- a CDS encoding acyl-CoA thioesterase, whose amino-acid sequence MRHLYSCPLRWSDMDAFGHVNNAVFVRYLEEARIDFMWRLAPGEGSASFSGGSVVARHEIDYVRPLVHRHAPVTVESWVTKIGAASMTIAYEIKDEETVYVRASTVVVPYDFAQQRPRRITAEEKSFLREYLDDGAGDDAKQQEGAVAA is encoded by the coding sequence GTGCGACACCTCTACTCCTGCCCGCTGCGCTGGTCGGACATGGACGCCTTCGGCCACGTCAACAACGCGGTGTTCGTCCGCTACCTCGAAGAGGCGCGGATCGACTTCATGTGGCGGCTGGCGCCGGGCGAGGGCAGCGCGTCCTTCTCGGGCGGGTCCGTGGTGGCCCGCCACGAGATCGACTACGTACGGCCGCTGGTGCACCGGCACGCGCCGGTGACCGTCGAGTCGTGGGTGACGAAGATCGGCGCCGCGTCGATGACGATCGCGTACGAGATCAAGGACGAGGAGACGGTGTACGTCCGCGCCTCGACCGTGGTCGTCCCCTACGACTTCGCCCAGCAGCGGCCCCGCCGGATCACCGCGGAGGAGAAGTCGTTCCTCCGGGAGTACCTGGACGACGGCGCCGGTGACGACGCGAAGCAGCAGGAGGGGGCCGTCGCCGCATGA
- a CDS encoding globin, giving the protein MNKIPRGTLQEQTFYEQVGGEPTFRRLVHRFYQGVAEDPLLRPMYPEEDLGPAEERLALFLMQYWGGPRTYSDNRGHPRLRMRHVPFKVDRAAHDAWLKHMRDAVDSLELSPEHETQLWNYLTYAAASMINAAD; this is encoded by the coding sequence GTGAACAAGATTCCGCGCGGCACGCTTCAGGAACAGACTTTTTACGAGCAGGTCGGCGGCGAGCCGACCTTCCGCCGCCTGGTGCACCGCTTCTACCAGGGGGTGGCCGAGGACCCGCTGCTGCGGCCGATGTACCCGGAAGAGGATCTGGGACCGGCCGAGGAGCGCCTCGCGCTCTTCCTCATGCAGTACTGGGGCGGACCCCGCACATACAGCGACAACCGCGGTCACCCGCGCCTGCGCATGCGGCACGTTCCGTTCAAGGTCGACCGCGCCGCCCACGACGCCTGGCTCAAGCACATGCGGGACGCGGTGGACTCCCTGGAGCTGTCCCCCGAGCACGAGACGCAGCTGTGGAACTACCTGACGTATGCGGCGGCTTCGATGATCAATGCCGCTGATTGA
- a CDS encoding single-stranded DNA-binding protein: MTMYDTMVTLVGNAATAVEHRQTTAGVPMVRFRLATSTRRWDKERCCWVDGDTSFYTVRAWRTLADNVAASVSRGEPLVVHGRMRVWDRELPEDKGGQRRVSVEVDAVAVGHDLTRGTSAWRRVVRPRMEAMVPSAEGWVPEVRAPAPPVPPPPRGSAPQAPLDRVPNEPDWTSPEPAVGPLPGTAVGTEPGEAAGAASGSVGGSSPPPRTGVELGDKSPPDVDGRGVPAAIPASEDAVAGA; this comes from the coding sequence ATGACGATGTACGACACGATGGTGACGCTGGTGGGGAACGCCGCGACGGCGGTGGAGCACCGGCAGACCACGGCGGGCGTTCCGATGGTGCGGTTCCGCCTGGCGACCTCCACGCGGCGCTGGGACAAGGAGCGCTGCTGCTGGGTCGACGGCGACACGAGCTTCTACACGGTCCGCGCGTGGCGGACGCTCGCGGACAACGTCGCCGCGTCGGTCTCACGCGGCGAACCCCTCGTCGTACACGGCCGCATGCGGGTGTGGGATCGGGAACTGCCCGAGGACAAGGGCGGACAGCGGCGGGTGTCGGTCGAGGTCGACGCGGTGGCGGTCGGGCACGACCTGACGCGCGGCACCTCCGCGTGGCGTCGGGTCGTCCGGCCGCGTATGGAGGCGATGGTGCCGTCCGCCGAAGGGTGGGTGCCCGAGGTTCGGGCGCCGGCGCCACCGGTCCCACCGCCTCCGCGTGGGTCGGCACCGCAGGCGCCGCTGGATCGCGTACCGAACGAACCTGACTGGACGTCTCCGGAGCCGGCGGTCGGCCCGCTGCCCGGGACGGCAGTTGGGACAGAACCCGGGGAAGCGGCCGGAGCGGCATCCGGGTCTGTGGGCGGCAGCAGCCCGCCCCCGCGCACCGGCGTCGAATTGGGCGACAAGTCACCGCCGGATGTGGACGGCCGCGGCGTACCGGCCGCAATCCCCGCTTCGGAGGACGCTGTTGCCGGGGCCTGA
- a CDS encoding LAETG motif-containing sortase-dependent surface protein codes for MISVKRRGAARLAAAVLASGLVAAGAIATAGPAAADETTPAHGGASATLDGLKTYGQAVLHANGRDQEIGAGLFEMKVDHGGILQTYCIDISTPTQQMAKYQEVPWSASSLHDNKDAGKIRWILQNSYPQVNDLASLAKKAGAPSLSEKTAAAGTQVAIWRFSDHVKVDAVDPAAEKLADYLEKSAQSLSEPEASLKLDPPAVSGKSGSKLGPVTVHTNAGSVTVSPAAGAPAGVKVVGADGKPVTKASNGTKLFFDVPAGTKDGAMSLTAQAATKVSVGRAFTGSVGRVKSQTMILAGSSESTATATATASWKKQGAAPAVTAEKDCAKGGVDVTATNKGDAPFRFQLSGKEHVIAPGKSETITVPVGEDQAYEITIKGEGGFTKTFTGVLDCKTAGTTPGKPSSQPSPATAGGSSSGTNGTTGGGDLAETGSSSATPVIAGVAVALVVVGGGAVFFLRKKKAGVTQ; via the coding sequence ATGATTTCAGTGAAGAGGCGGGGCGCAGCCCGCCTTGCCGCCGCGGTCCTGGCGTCGGGCCTGGTCGCGGCGGGTGCGATAGCGACCGCGGGTCCCGCTGCCGCGGACGAGACGACGCCCGCTCACGGGGGCGCCAGCGCGACGCTGGACGGTCTGAAGACCTACGGCCAGGCGGTGCTCCACGCCAACGGCCGCGACCAGGAGATCGGCGCCGGACTCTTCGAGATGAAGGTCGACCACGGCGGCATCCTCCAGACGTACTGCATCGACATCAGCACGCCGACGCAGCAGATGGCGAAGTACCAGGAGGTGCCCTGGAGCGCGTCCTCGCTGCACGACAACAAGGACGCCGGCAAGATCCGCTGGATCCTGCAGAACTCGTACCCCCAGGTGAACGACCTGGCCTCGCTCGCCAAGAAGGCCGGTGCGCCGAGCCTGAGCGAGAAGACCGCTGCTGCCGGTACGCAGGTCGCGATCTGGCGCTTCTCCGACCACGTCAAGGTCGACGCCGTCGACCCCGCGGCCGAGAAGCTCGCCGACTACCTGGAGAAGAGCGCGCAGAGCCTCTCCGAGCCCGAGGCGTCGCTGAAGCTGGACCCGCCGGCCGTCTCCGGCAAGTCCGGCAGCAAGCTCGGCCCGGTCACGGTGCACACCAACGCCGGCAGCGTCACCGTCTCCCCGGCCGCCGGTGCCCCCGCCGGCGTGAAGGTGGTCGGTGCGGACGGCAAGCCCGTCACCAAGGCGTCCAACGGCACCAAGCTCTTCTTCGACGTGCCGGCCGGCACGAAGGACGGCGCCATGTCGCTGACCGCCCAGGCCGCCACGAAGGTGTCGGTCGGCCGGGCCTTCACCGGCAGCGTCGGTCGCGTCAAGAGCCAGACCATGATCCTGGCCGGCTCCAGCGAGTCCACCGCGACCGCGACCGCCACCGCCTCCTGGAAGAAGCAGGGCGCGGCCCCGGCCGTCACCGCGGAGAAGGACTGCGCCAAGGGCGGCGTGGACGTCACGGCCACCAACAAGGGCGACGCGCCGTTCCGCTTCCAGCTCTCCGGCAAGGAGCACGTGATCGCGCCGGGCAAGTCCGAGACGATCACCGTCCCGGTCGGCGAGGACCAGGCGTACGAGATCACGATCAAGGGCGAGGGCGGCTTCACGAAGACCTTCACCGGGGTCCTCGACTGCAAGACCGCCGGCACCACCCCCGGTAAGCCCTCGTCGCAGCCCAGCCCGGCCACGGCCGGCGGCAGCAGCTCCGGCACCAACGGCACCACCGGCGGCGGCGACCTCGCCGAGACCGGCTCCAGCAGCGCCACCCCGGTGATCGCGGGCGTCGCGGTCGCGCTGGTCGTGGTCGGCGGCGGCGCGGTCTTCTTCCTCCGTAAGAAGAAGGCGGGCGTCACCCAGTAA
- a CDS encoding YfjP family GTPase, which produces MSARGGTAPDPSSSPAPDPHPSPASCSDASDSDTSAPAPTSEATAPHSDPPTPETTPPPSAPDTSTTSWNDGLIARRANGPDTKHGAGRRPAPEAGAESRGGGRPAWRDWAESQEWDERDQWLAQDEWLDDDEWRRQRDWQEWEDEGENELEAVLSVLKETGEPVQEPRGRRDRLPEMQEYGPAPSRKRRSPAERLRPRLDALRELIGLSRTRLDGATLAEAGRVLDAADERYQLSGEHTVVAVAGATGSGKSSLFNALVGADRSDVGARRPTTAEPVACVWSGGWPGAEALLDRLGVSARRRYAPAPGAPALPGLVLLDLPDHDSAAVGHREQVDRMLELVDAVIWVVDPEKYADAVLHERYLRPLAGHAEVTFVVLNQVDRLPGDAAVQVVDDLRRLLDEDGLALGEHGEPGAAVLALSAATGEGVGELRETLRQFVAERGAADRRLTADVDAAAGRLWPAYVTDGRYGLTEPAREEFEDWLAEAVGAGAMGSAAERDWLRHAERACGTPWSRLRLRRRAGARGRGGRPGGGRTSPGRTGASRLWHRDACTEVDAGGDEACATVGGWVPVDGRATARPLVEQAVRTVAGEAAEGLPGPWAQAVREAATRGAEGLPEALDRAAAVSEGALRAGPQVRPRWWSVAGVAQGLLALLQVTGVLWLLAVAVGAVEAGEWFSALLVAGIGTAGGPALSWACGVAGRGPARRYGQEAERRLRTAAAVCGRAAVLEPVAAELLRYREVREQYAVAAGL; this is translated from the coding sequence ATGTCCGCTCGGGGTGGAACGGCGCCGGACCCGAGTTCCAGCCCGGCCCCGGACCCGCACCCGAGCCCCGCCTCCTGCTCGGACGCCTCCGACTCGGACACCTCCGCCCCTGCCCCGACCTCAGAGGCCACCGCCCCGCACTCAGATCCCCCAACCCCGGAAACCACCCCGCCCCCCAGCGCCCCCGACACTTCCACCACCTCCTGGAACGACGGCCTGATCGCCCGCCGTGCGAACGGCCCCGACACGAAGCACGGCGCTGGGCGCCGCCCCGCCCCGGAAGCGGGGGCGGAGTCGCGCGGCGGAGGGCGCCCTGCGTGGCGGGACTGGGCCGAGTCGCAGGAGTGGGACGAGCGGGACCAGTGGCTCGCGCAGGACGAGTGGCTGGACGACGACGAGTGGCGCAGGCAGCGTGACTGGCAGGAGTGGGAGGATGAGGGGGAGAACGAACTCGAAGCCGTACTGTCCGTACTGAAGGAGACGGGGGAGCCCGTACAGGAGCCGCGGGGCAGACGGGACCGCCTGCCGGAGATGCAGGAGTACGGGCCCGCGCCCTCCAGGAAGCGGCGTTCCCCGGCGGAGCGGCTGCGGCCGCGGCTGGATGCCCTGCGTGAGCTGATCGGGCTGTCCCGGACGCGGCTGGATGGGGCCACGCTGGCGGAGGCGGGGCGCGTGCTGGACGCGGCGGACGAGCGGTACCAGCTGTCCGGTGAGCACACCGTCGTCGCGGTCGCCGGGGCAACCGGCAGTGGCAAGTCGTCGCTGTTCAACGCGCTCGTGGGCGCGGACCGGTCGGACGTGGGCGCGCGCCGGCCGACGACCGCGGAACCGGTGGCGTGTGTGTGGTCCGGCGGATGGCCGGGCGCGGAAGCGCTGCTGGACCGGCTCGGCGTGTCGGCGCGCCGCCGGTACGCGCCGGCACCCGGCGCCCCCGCACTGCCCGGCCTTGTCCTCCTGGACCTCCCCGATCACGACTCGGCAGCCGTCGGGCACCGCGAGCAGGTCGACCGGATGCTGGAACTGGTGGACGCGGTGATCTGGGTCGTCGATCCGGAGAAGTACGCGGACGCGGTGCTGCACGAAAGGTATCTGCGGCCGCTGGCGGGCCATGCCGAGGTCACGTTCGTCGTACTCAACCAGGTGGACCGGCTGCCGGGAGACGCCGCCGTACAGGTGGTGGACGACCTGCGCCGGCTGCTGGACGAGGACGGGCTGGCCCTCGGGGAGCACGGCGAACCGGGCGCGGCCGTACTGGCGCTGTCGGCGGCCACGGGGGAGGGCGTCGGAGAGCTGCGGGAGACCCTGCGGCAGTTCGTCGCGGAGCGGGGCGCCGCGGACCGGCGGCTGACCGCGGACGTGGACGCGGCGGCGGGCCGGTTGTGGCCCGCGTACGTGACGGACGGGCGGTACGGGCTGACCGAACCCGCCCGGGAGGAGTTCGAGGACTGGCTCGCCGAGGCGGTCGGCGCCGGAGCGATGGGGAGCGCGGCGGAGCGCGACTGGCTGCGGCATGCGGAGCGGGCGTGCGGCACGCCCTGGTCGCGGCTACGGCTGCGCAGACGGGCGGGGGCGCGCGGCCGGGGCGGACGGCCGGGCGGCGGGCGTACGAGTCCGGGACGTACGGGGGCGTCGCGGCTCTGGCACCGGGACGCGTGTACGGAGGTGGACGCGGGCGGGGACGAGGCGTGCGCGACGGTGGGCGGCTGGGTTCCGGTGGACGGGCGGGCGACGGCGCGGCCGCTGGTGGAACAGGCCGTACGGACCGTGGCGGGGGAGGCGGCGGAGGGGCTGCCCGGGCCCTGGGCGCAGGCGGTGCGCGAGGCGGCGACCCGGGGCGCCGAGGGGCTGCCGGAGGCGCTGGACCGGGCGGCCGCGGTCTCCGAGGGAGCGCTTCGGGCCGGGCCGCAGGTACGGCCGCGGTGGTGGTCGGTGGCCGGCGTCGCACAGGGGCTGCTGGCGTTGTTGCAGGTGACCGGGGTGTTGTGGCTGCTGGCTGTGGCGGTGGGCGCGGTCGAGGCGGGGGAGTGGTTCTCCGCGCTGCTGGTGGCGGGCATCGGGACGGCGGGCGGCCCGGCGCTGTCGTGGGCGTGCGGCGTGGCGGGGCGCGGTCCGGCCCGCCGGTACGGCCAGGAGGCGGAGCGGCGGCTGCGTACGGCAGCGGCGGTCTGCGGACGGGCCGCGGTGCTGGAACCGGTCGCCGCCGAGCTGTTGCGCTACCGGGAGGTGCGGGAGCAGTACGCGGTGGCGGCGGGGTTGTGA
- a CDS encoding FHA domain-containing protein, producing the protein MGQGGPGPAPAPGPQGGSGSQGGQGGYGFPPPASGPSTPPPPPQGFGPDQSAQPGPPPPPNPQGQPGQQGQPELCPQCRTPREAMAPFCEECRYNFLTHSATSYAPPPPAPHGGPQGGQGGYGFPPPQQGPPTPPQQYEYQGSRPSQINRPAEPLAPEQSGQFGMPPQGGQQGPAGQTGHPTPPPRQQQPGQQPGAPTGQPGPTLPPRAADDDWPLPPPSAQAAPPPPAQPGPQGGPVHSQGGRAGQGTGGQGGYGFPPPQQGPPTPPQQQGPYESQQPPQQQPQAPFEPQQAAQQGPPQAPFEPQQTAQQAPSQAPFEQQQPGPFGQPPQQPGPQQQPEQQWNAPAPGPAAPPGPPPVVGDGWVVAIAPDREYFMAMMGRSGPEAAGLNLPAYSPEQQVPLAGGQITIGRRRHSTGESPDIDLGRPPEDPGVSHQHALLVQQQDGSWAVVDQNSTNGTTVNLAEDPIQPYVPTPLHEGDRVHVGAWTTLTVRRA; encoded by the coding sequence ATGGGCCAGGGCGGCCCCGGCCCGGCGCCCGCGCCCGGTCCGCAGGGCGGCTCCGGCAGCCAGGGCGGACAGGGCGGTTACGGCTTCCCGCCCCCGGCCTCCGGCCCGAGCACCCCGCCGCCTCCCCCTCAGGGTTTCGGCCCCGACCAGTCCGCCCAACCGGGCCCGCCCCCGCCGCCGAACCCGCAGGGCCAGCCCGGTCAGCAGGGCCAGCCGGAGCTGTGCCCGCAGTGCCGTACGCCGCGTGAGGCCATGGCTCCGTTCTGCGAGGAGTGCCGCTACAACTTCCTGACGCACTCGGCGACCTCGTACGCCCCGCCGCCGCCCGCCCCGCACGGCGGCCCCCAGGGCGGGCAGGGTGGTTACGGCTTCCCGCCGCCGCAGCAGGGTCCGCCGACCCCGCCGCAGCAGTACGAGTACCAGGGCTCGCGTCCGTCGCAGATCAACCGTCCCGCCGAACCGCTCGCGCCCGAGCAGTCCGGCCAGTTCGGCATGCCCCCGCAGGGGGGCCAGCAGGGACCGGCCGGCCAGACTGGCCACCCCACTCCGCCTCCCCGGCAGCAGCAGCCGGGCCAGCAGCCCGGCGCGCCCACAGGGCAGCCCGGCCCGACGCTCCCGCCCCGCGCAGCCGACGACGACTGGCCGCTGCCGCCGCCCAGCGCGCAGGCCGCACCTCCGCCGCCCGCGCAGCCGGGTCCGCAGGGCGGCCCGGTGCACAGCCAGGGCGGGCGGGCCGGTCAGGGCACTGGCGGGCAGGGCGGTTACGGCTTCCCGCCGCCGCAGCAGGGCCCGCCGACCCCGCCGCAGCAGCAGGGTCCGTACGAGTCTCAGCAGCCTCCCCAGCAGCAGCCGCAGGCTCCGTTCGAACCCCAGCAGGCCGCGCAACAGGGCCCGCCGCAGGCTCCGTTCGAGCCGCAGCAGACCGCACAACAGGCTCCGTCGCAGGCCCCATTCGAGCAGCAGCAGCCCGGCCCGTTCGGCCAGCCGCCGCAGCAGCCGGGCCCGCAGCAGCAGCCCGAGCAGCAGTGGAACGCCCCTGCTCCGGGCCCTGCCGCGCCGCCCGGTCCGCCGCCGGTCGTCGGTGACGGCTGGGTCGTGGCGATCGCACCGGACCGCGAGTACTTCATGGCCATGATGGGCCGCAGCGGCCCGGAGGCGGCCGGCCTCAACCTGCCCGCGTACTCCCCCGAGCAACAGGTCCCGCTCGCCGGCGGCCAGATCACCATCGGCCGCCGCCGGCACAGCACGGGCGAGTCCCCGGACATCGACCTGGGCCGTCCCCCGGAGGACCCGGGCGTCTCGCACCAGCACGCCCTCCTGGTCCAGCAGCAGGACGGCAGCTGGGCGGTGGTCGACCAGAACTCCACCAACGGCACCACCGTCAACCTCGCCGAGGACCCCATCCAGCCCTACGTCCCCACCCCGCTCCACGAGGGCGACCGCGTCCACGTGGGTGCCTGGACCACGTTGACCGTCCGCCGCGCGTAA